A window of Oncorhynchus kisutch isolate 150728-3 linkage group LG10, Okis_V2, whole genome shotgun sequence contains these coding sequences:
- the LOC109897703 gene encoding hyaluronan and proteoglycan link protein 3 — MLNLLRPLLVVWMYHLVSSHAAPRYNNGFFYHDIMNGDGNGEIYFNGVRLHVESPQASVSAARGSNVTLPCHYRYEPEINGPRRTRVKWSWLPTNGAGKTTRETDVMVAMGNRHRSYGSFQGRVRLRRAAPGDMSLVIKELHLNDTGRYRCEVIDGLEDESVTVELELRGVVFPYHSQKGRYHFNFLGAQRACEEQDSTLATFDQLFVAWEEGLDWCNAGWLADGTAQYPITTPREPCGGVDLAPGLRSYGQRHRHLHRFDAFCFSAAPKGTVYFLKQPQKFNFTEAVAACVDDGGQIAKVGQLYAAWRFMGLDLCVAGWLADGSVRYPIAKVHPNCGPSEPGVRHFGFPPQQQKYIVYCYR, encoded by the exons ATGTTGAACCTACTACGCCCCCTACTGGTGGTCTGGATGTACCACCTCGTCTCCAGTCACGCCGCCCCAAGATACAACAACGGCTTTTTCTACCACGACATCATGAACGGCGATGGCAACGGAGAGA TCTATTTCAACGGGGTGCGTCTCCATGTGGAGTCCCCCCAGGCCTCGGTGTCGGCGGCCAGGGGTAGTAATGTTACCCTGCCCTGTCACTACCGCTACGAACCCGAGATCAACGGCCCCCGTCGGACCCGGGTCAAATGGTCTTGGCTGCCCACCAACGGCGCCGGCAAGACCACCCGTGAGACCGACGTGATGGTCGCCATGGGCAACCGTCACCGTAGCTACGGCAGCTTCCAGGGGAGGGTGCGCCTGCGTCGGGCTGCTCCAGGGGACATGTCGCTGGTGATCAAGGAGCTGCACCTGAACGACACAGGCCGCTACCGCTGTGAAGTCATTGACGGACTGGAGGACGAAAGCGTGACGGTGGAGCTGGAGCTGCGAg GAGTGGTATTTCCCTACCACTCTCAGAAGGGCCGATACCATTTCAACTTCCTGGGGGCCCAGCGTGCGTGTGAGGAGCAGGATTCGACCCTGGCCACCTTTGACCAGCTCTTTGTCGCCTGGGAGGAGGGGCTCGACTGGTGCAACGCCGGATGGTTGGCTGATGGGACGGCTCAGTACCCAATCACCACACCGCGGGAGCCCTGTGGGGGCGTGGACTTAGCCCCTGGTCTCCGTAGTTATGGACAACGCCACCGCCACCTCCACCGCTTTGATGCCTTCTGTTTCTCAGCCGCCCCcaagg GGACAGTATACTTCCTGAAACAACCCCAGAAGTTCAACTTCACCGAGGCGGTGGCAGCGTGCGTTGACGACGGCGGTCAGATCGCTAAGGTGGGCCAACTCTACGCCGCCTGGAGGTTCATGGGATTGGACCTCTGCGTCGCAGGCTGGTTGGCCGATGGGAGCGTCCGTTACCCCATCGCCAAGGTCCACCCTAACTGCGGCCCCTCAGAGCCAGGGGTGCGTCATTTCGGATTCCCCCCTCAGCAGCAGAAATACATTGTCTACTGCTATcggtaa